In Brachyhypopomus gauderio isolate BG-103 chromosome 11, BGAUD_0.2, whole genome shotgun sequence, a single genomic region encodes these proteins:
- the hdx gene encoding highly divergent homeobox isoform X3, with protein sequence METWQEKRSVHTMNLRSVFSVEQQRILERYYDNGMTNQSKSCFQLILQCAQETKLDFSVVRTWVGNKRRKLASKADKNGVVGVPNHGLGTAGGALVAGSVLTADLSAVRGVQRAPAPAHLLPPPASCPSSSSSPPSSLSPLSSGSGANSSGDVIVTGTYSLPRARLDPASHGRAGAKAAPPHTEADPGLHARAAPRPDAAPLRSAVAALQRKPPHAPTSGAPMLGPMRRSFPSRDPATVPPGWAKQYGTSQHQPWPPAAHQQTPATHRNPPASSPESGVRIQQVFTIAGLAEGLQRPPAGTSQERGAKKPWSLDMSESFSIAMETGDADDEYSREEELANMGAQIQLSKFTGSGAVENTRNLAGAPSLLDSRGMYTVTEGGQMAIDSPNSVQFGEKGCQTNSSLLGSAPRGSYPFRLISPTPPHLKASSMTAPWLLSNSRKRTFQDRTQFTDVDLHTLKRYWDNGMTSLGSVCREKISAAAAELNVDTEIVKTWIGNRRRKYRLMGIEIPPPKGGPATFPKVASTNSLSPLTPEEDEPKSLMSPEDCDQTDAVSVGLSEDGASNSFLKENEDGTDGSNSPAIAENKIEIIDEDDIVDDDDDDDDDVDGDVVATDMEQLHSLLEYKHEEVQYLESELENQKRQYYELRTFTQSLVMALKKSDSDKQQELLANLPQQVEADLGPSLEMDGQASVEMTSIQKDSSASEEEEEDTEPL encoded by the exons ATGGAGACATGGCAGGAGAAGCGGAGTGTGCACACT ATGAATCTgcggtcagtgttcagtgtcgaACAACAGCGTATCCTGGAGCGCTACTATGATAATGGAATGACCAATCAGAGCAAGAGCTGCTTTCAGCTCATCCTGCAGTGTGCTCAGGAGACCAAGCTGGACTTCAGTGTGGTCAGG ACATGGGTTGGCAACAAAAGGAGAAAGCTGGCCTCCAAGGCGGATAAGAACGGAGTGGTTGGCGTCCCTAACCACGGCCTGGGCACGGCCGGTGGAGCCCTGGTGGCTGGTTCGGTGTTGACGGCGGACCTGTCTGCGGTGCGGGGGGTCCAGCGTGCTCCTGCCCCagcacacctcctccctcccccagcCTCCTGTCCCTCATCGTCCTCGTCCCCCCCGTCATCCCTCTCGCCCCTCAGCAGCGGGAGTGGGGCCAACAGCAGCGGCGACGTCATCGTGACGGGCACGTACTCCCTCCCCCGCGCCCGCCTCGACCCCGCCTCCCACGGCAGGGCTGGGGCGAAGGCGGCGCCCCCGCACACGGAGGCCGACCCGGGTCTGCACGCACGAGCGGCGCCGCGACCCGACGCGGCCCCCCTCCGCTCGGCCGTGGCCGCTCTCCAACGCAAACCCCCCCACGCGCCCACGTCCGGAGCCCCGATGCTCGGTCCGATGAGGAGGTCGTTCCCGTCCCGAGACCCGGCCACCGTACCCCCTGGCTGGGCGAAGCAATACGGGACCTCGCAGCACCAACCCTGGCCGCCCGCAGCGCACCAGCAAACCCCGGCCACGCACCGCAACCCCCCAGCCAGCTCCCCGGAGAGCGGGGTCAGGATCCAGCAGGTGTTCACCATCGCCGGACTGGCAGAAGGCTTGCAACGGCCACCCGCTGGAACTAGTCAGGAGCGAGGGGCGAAAAAGCCGTGGTCGCTCGACATGTCGGAAAGCTTCTCTATTGCCATGGAAACGGGCGACGCCGACGACGAGTACTCGAGGGAAGAGGAGCTGGCTAACATGGGCGCTCAAATCCAGCTCAGCAAGTTCACTGGCAGTGGTGCGGTGGAGAACACCAGGAACCTGGCGGGCGCTCCTTCTTTGCTCGATAGCCGGGGCATGTACACAGTGACCGAAGGTGGCCAGATGGCTATTGATTCCCCAAACTCCGTCCAGTTTGGAGAGAAGGGCTGCCAAACCAACAGCTCCTTactaggctccgccccccgaggcaGCTACCCATTCAGGCTCATCTCACCGACTCCTCCTCACCTCAAG GCAAGTAGTATGACGGCACCCTGGCTGCTGAGTAACTCCCGTAAGAGAACA TTCCAGGATAGAACACAGTTTACTGACGTGGACCTACACACTCTGAAACGCTACTGGGACAACGGCATGACCAGCCTGGGGTCCGTGTGCCGAGAGAAGATCTCTGCAGCAGCCGCTGAGCTCAACGTGGACACTGAAATCGTTAAG ACCTGGATCGGAAACCGCAGGAGGAAGTATCGACTGATGGGAATTGAAATCCCACCTCCCAAAGGTGGACCCGCGACCTTCCCCAAAGTAGCCAGCACTAATTCTCTGTCACCTCTGACCCCCGAGGAGGACGAGCCCAAGTCTCTCATGTCCCCAGAGGACTGCGATCAGACCGATGCCGTgtctgtcggtctgtccgaGG ATGGAGCCAGTAACTCTTTCCTAAAGGAGAATGAGGACGGGACAGATGGTTCAAATAGTCCCGCCATTGCTGAAAAC AAGATTGAAATAATCGATGAGGACGATATTGTCGATGACGACGATGATGACGACGACGATGTTGATGGTGACGTAGTGGCCACAGATATGGAACAGTTACATAGTCTCTTGGAGTATAAA CATGAGGAGGTCCAGTACCTTGAGAGTGAGCTAGAGAACCAAAAACGGCAGTACTATGAACTGAGGACCTTCACCCAGAGCCTAGTCATGGCGCTGAAGAAGAGTGACTCAGACAAACAGCAG GAGCTGTTAGCCAACCTACCTCAGCAAGTAGAAGCAGACCTGGGACCAAGCCTGGAAATGGATGGGCAGGCTAGCGTTGAGATGACCTCCATCCAGAAGGATTCCTCTgcatcagaggaggaggaggaggacacgGAGCCGTTGTGA
- the hdx gene encoding highly divergent homeobox isoform X1 has translation METWQEKRSVHTMNLRSVFSVEQQRILERYYDNGMTNQSKSCFQLILQCAQETKLDFSVVRTWVGNKRRKLASKADKNGVVGVPNHGLGTAGGALVAGSVLTADLSAVRGVQRAPAPAHLLPPPASCPSSSSSPPSSLSPLSSGSGANSSGDVIVTGTYSLPRARLDPASHGRAGAKAAPPHTEADPGLHARAAPRPDAAPLRSAVAALQRKPPHAPTSGAPMLGPMRRSFPSRDPATVPPGWAKQYGTSQHQPWPPAAHQQTPATHRNPPASSPESGVRIQQVFTIAGLAEGLQRPPAGTSQERGAKKPWSLDMSESFSIAMETGDADDEYSREEELANMGAQIQLSKFTGSGAVENTRNLAGAPSLLDSRGMYTVTEGGQMAIDSPNSVQFGEKGCQTNSSLLGSAPRGSYPFRLISPTPPHLKASSMTAPWLLSNSRKRTFQDRTQFTDVDLHTLKRYWDNGMTSLGSVCREKISAAAAELNVDTEIVKTWIGNRRRKYRLMGIEIPPPKGGPATFPKVASTNSLSPLTPEEDEPKSLMSPEDCDQTDAVSVGLSEDGASNSFLKENEDGTDGSNSPAIAENVKIEIIDEDDIVDDDDDDDDDVDGDVVATDMEQLHSLLEYKHEEVQYLESELENQKRQYYELRTFTQSLVMALKKSDSDKQQELLANLPQQVEADLGPSLEMDGQASVEMTSIQKDSSASEEEEEDTEPL, from the exons ATGGAGACATGGCAGGAGAAGCGGAGTGTGCACACT ATGAATCTgcggtcagtgttcagtgtcgaACAACAGCGTATCCTGGAGCGCTACTATGATAATGGAATGACCAATCAGAGCAAGAGCTGCTTTCAGCTCATCCTGCAGTGTGCTCAGGAGACCAAGCTGGACTTCAGTGTGGTCAGG ACATGGGTTGGCAACAAAAGGAGAAAGCTGGCCTCCAAGGCGGATAAGAACGGAGTGGTTGGCGTCCCTAACCACGGCCTGGGCACGGCCGGTGGAGCCCTGGTGGCTGGTTCGGTGTTGACGGCGGACCTGTCTGCGGTGCGGGGGGTCCAGCGTGCTCCTGCCCCagcacacctcctccctcccccagcCTCCTGTCCCTCATCGTCCTCGTCCCCCCCGTCATCCCTCTCGCCCCTCAGCAGCGGGAGTGGGGCCAACAGCAGCGGCGACGTCATCGTGACGGGCACGTACTCCCTCCCCCGCGCCCGCCTCGACCCCGCCTCCCACGGCAGGGCTGGGGCGAAGGCGGCGCCCCCGCACACGGAGGCCGACCCGGGTCTGCACGCACGAGCGGCGCCGCGACCCGACGCGGCCCCCCTCCGCTCGGCCGTGGCCGCTCTCCAACGCAAACCCCCCCACGCGCCCACGTCCGGAGCCCCGATGCTCGGTCCGATGAGGAGGTCGTTCCCGTCCCGAGACCCGGCCACCGTACCCCCTGGCTGGGCGAAGCAATACGGGACCTCGCAGCACCAACCCTGGCCGCCCGCAGCGCACCAGCAAACCCCGGCCACGCACCGCAACCCCCCAGCCAGCTCCCCGGAGAGCGGGGTCAGGATCCAGCAGGTGTTCACCATCGCCGGACTGGCAGAAGGCTTGCAACGGCCACCCGCTGGAACTAGTCAGGAGCGAGGGGCGAAAAAGCCGTGGTCGCTCGACATGTCGGAAAGCTTCTCTATTGCCATGGAAACGGGCGACGCCGACGACGAGTACTCGAGGGAAGAGGAGCTGGCTAACATGGGCGCTCAAATCCAGCTCAGCAAGTTCACTGGCAGTGGTGCGGTGGAGAACACCAGGAACCTGGCGGGCGCTCCTTCTTTGCTCGATAGCCGGGGCATGTACACAGTGACCGAAGGTGGCCAGATGGCTATTGATTCCCCAAACTCCGTCCAGTTTGGAGAGAAGGGCTGCCAAACCAACAGCTCCTTactaggctccgccccccgaggcaGCTACCCATTCAGGCTCATCTCACCGACTCCTCCTCACCTCAAG GCAAGTAGTATGACGGCACCCTGGCTGCTGAGTAACTCCCGTAAGAGAACA TTCCAGGATAGAACACAGTTTACTGACGTGGACCTACACACTCTGAAACGCTACTGGGACAACGGCATGACCAGCCTGGGGTCCGTGTGCCGAGAGAAGATCTCTGCAGCAGCCGCTGAGCTCAACGTGGACACTGAAATCGTTAAG ACCTGGATCGGAAACCGCAGGAGGAAGTATCGACTGATGGGAATTGAAATCCCACCTCCCAAAGGTGGACCCGCGACCTTCCCCAAAGTAGCCAGCACTAATTCTCTGTCACCTCTGACCCCCGAGGAGGACGAGCCCAAGTCTCTCATGTCCCCAGAGGACTGCGATCAGACCGATGCCGTgtctgtcggtctgtccgaGG ATGGAGCCAGTAACTCTTTCCTAAAGGAGAATGAGGACGGGACAGATGGTTCAAATAGTCCCGCCATTGCTGAAAACGTG AAGATTGAAATAATCGATGAGGACGATATTGTCGATGACGACGATGATGACGACGACGATGTTGATGGTGACGTAGTGGCCACAGATATGGAACAGTTACATAGTCTCTTGGAGTATAAA CATGAGGAGGTCCAGTACCTTGAGAGTGAGCTAGAGAACCAAAAACGGCAGTACTATGAACTGAGGACCTTCACCCAGAGCCTAGTCATGGCGCTGAAGAAGAGTGACTCAGACAAACAGCAG GAGCTGTTAGCCAACCTACCTCAGCAAGTAGAAGCAGACCTGGGACCAAGCCTGGAAATGGATGGGCAGGCTAGCGTTGAGATGACCTCCATCCAGAAGGATTCCTCTgcatcagaggaggaggaggaggacacgGAGCCGTTGTGA
- the hdx gene encoding highly divergent homeobox isoform X2, whose product METWQEKRSVHTMNLRSVFSVEQQRILERYYDNGMTNQSKSCFQLILQCAQETKLDFSVVRTWVGNKRRKLASKADKNGVVGVPNHGLGTAGGALVAGSVLTADLSAVRGVQRAPAPAHLLPPPASCPSSSSSPPSSLSPLSSGSGANSSGDVIVTGTYSLPRARLDPASHGRAGAKAAPPHTEADPGLHARAAPRPDAAPLRSAVAALQRKPPHAPTSGAPMLGPMRRSFPSRDPATVPPGWAKQYGTSQHQPWPPAAHQQTPATHRNPPASSPESGVRIQQVFTIAGLAEGLQRPPAGTSQERGAKKPWSLDMSESFSIAMETGDADDEYSREEELANMGAQIQLSKFTGSGAVENTRNLAGAPSLLDSRGMYTVTEGGQMAIDSPNSVQFGEKGCQTNSSLLGSAPRGSYPFRLISPTPPHLKASSMTAPWLLSNSRKRTFQDRTQFTDVDLHTLKRYWDNGMTSLGSVCREKISAAAAELNVDTEIVKTWIGNRRRKYRLMGIEIPPPKGGPATFPKVASTNSLSPLTPEEDEPKSLMSPEDCDQTDAVSVGLSEDGASNSFLKENEDGTDGSNSPAIAENVIEIIDEDDIVDDDDDDDDDVDGDVVATDMEQLHSLLEYKHEEVQYLESELENQKRQYYELRTFTQSLVMALKKSDSDKQQELLANLPQQVEADLGPSLEMDGQASVEMTSIQKDSSASEEEEEDTEPL is encoded by the exons ATGGAGACATGGCAGGAGAAGCGGAGTGTGCACACT ATGAATCTgcggtcagtgttcagtgtcgaACAACAGCGTATCCTGGAGCGCTACTATGATAATGGAATGACCAATCAGAGCAAGAGCTGCTTTCAGCTCATCCTGCAGTGTGCTCAGGAGACCAAGCTGGACTTCAGTGTGGTCAGG ACATGGGTTGGCAACAAAAGGAGAAAGCTGGCCTCCAAGGCGGATAAGAACGGAGTGGTTGGCGTCCCTAACCACGGCCTGGGCACGGCCGGTGGAGCCCTGGTGGCTGGTTCGGTGTTGACGGCGGACCTGTCTGCGGTGCGGGGGGTCCAGCGTGCTCCTGCCCCagcacacctcctccctcccccagcCTCCTGTCCCTCATCGTCCTCGTCCCCCCCGTCATCCCTCTCGCCCCTCAGCAGCGGGAGTGGGGCCAACAGCAGCGGCGACGTCATCGTGACGGGCACGTACTCCCTCCCCCGCGCCCGCCTCGACCCCGCCTCCCACGGCAGGGCTGGGGCGAAGGCGGCGCCCCCGCACACGGAGGCCGACCCGGGTCTGCACGCACGAGCGGCGCCGCGACCCGACGCGGCCCCCCTCCGCTCGGCCGTGGCCGCTCTCCAACGCAAACCCCCCCACGCGCCCACGTCCGGAGCCCCGATGCTCGGTCCGATGAGGAGGTCGTTCCCGTCCCGAGACCCGGCCACCGTACCCCCTGGCTGGGCGAAGCAATACGGGACCTCGCAGCACCAACCCTGGCCGCCCGCAGCGCACCAGCAAACCCCGGCCACGCACCGCAACCCCCCAGCCAGCTCCCCGGAGAGCGGGGTCAGGATCCAGCAGGTGTTCACCATCGCCGGACTGGCAGAAGGCTTGCAACGGCCACCCGCTGGAACTAGTCAGGAGCGAGGGGCGAAAAAGCCGTGGTCGCTCGACATGTCGGAAAGCTTCTCTATTGCCATGGAAACGGGCGACGCCGACGACGAGTACTCGAGGGAAGAGGAGCTGGCTAACATGGGCGCTCAAATCCAGCTCAGCAAGTTCACTGGCAGTGGTGCGGTGGAGAACACCAGGAACCTGGCGGGCGCTCCTTCTTTGCTCGATAGCCGGGGCATGTACACAGTGACCGAAGGTGGCCAGATGGCTATTGATTCCCCAAACTCCGTCCAGTTTGGAGAGAAGGGCTGCCAAACCAACAGCTCCTTactaggctccgccccccgaggcaGCTACCCATTCAGGCTCATCTCACCGACTCCTCCTCACCTCAAG GCAAGTAGTATGACGGCACCCTGGCTGCTGAGTAACTCCCGTAAGAGAACA TTCCAGGATAGAACACAGTTTACTGACGTGGACCTACACACTCTGAAACGCTACTGGGACAACGGCATGACCAGCCTGGGGTCCGTGTGCCGAGAGAAGATCTCTGCAGCAGCCGCTGAGCTCAACGTGGACACTGAAATCGTTAAG ACCTGGATCGGAAACCGCAGGAGGAAGTATCGACTGATGGGAATTGAAATCCCACCTCCCAAAGGTGGACCCGCGACCTTCCCCAAAGTAGCCAGCACTAATTCTCTGTCACCTCTGACCCCCGAGGAGGACGAGCCCAAGTCTCTCATGTCCCCAGAGGACTGCGATCAGACCGATGCCGTgtctgtcggtctgtccgaGG ATGGAGCCAGTAACTCTTTCCTAAAGGAGAATGAGGACGGGACAGATGGTTCAAATAGTCCCGCCATTGCTGAAAACGTG ATTGAAATAATCGATGAGGACGATATTGTCGATGACGACGATGATGACGACGACGATGTTGATGGTGACGTAGTGGCCACAGATATGGAACAGTTACATAGTCTCTTGGAGTATAAA CATGAGGAGGTCCAGTACCTTGAGAGTGAGCTAGAGAACCAAAAACGGCAGTACTATGAACTGAGGACCTTCACCCAGAGCCTAGTCATGGCGCTGAAGAAGAGTGACTCAGACAAACAGCAG GAGCTGTTAGCCAACCTACCTCAGCAAGTAGAAGCAGACCTGGGACCAAGCCTGGAAATGGATGGGCAGGCTAGCGTTGAGATGACCTCCATCCAGAAGGATTCCTCTgcatcagaggaggaggaggaggacacgGAGCCGTTGTGA
- the hdx gene encoding highly divergent homeobox isoform X4: METWQEKRSVHTMNLRSVFSVEQQRILERYYDNGMTNQSKSCFQLILQCAQETKLDFSVVRTWVGNKRRKLASKADKNGVVGVPNHGLGTAGGALVAGSVLTADLSAVRGVQRAPAPAHLLPPPASCPSSSSSPPSSLSPLSSGSGANSSGDVIVTGTYSLPRARLDPASHGRAGAKAAPPHTEADPGLHARAAPRPDAAPLRSAVAALQRKPPHAPTSGAPMLGPMRRSFPSRDPATVPPGWAKQYGTSQHQPWPPAAHQQTPATHRNPPASSPESGVRIQQVFTIAGLAEGLQRPPAGTSQERGAKKPWSLDMSESFSIAMETGDADDEYSREEELANMGAQIQLSKFTGSGAVENTRNLAGAPSLLDSRGMYTVTEGGQMAIDSPNSVQFGEKGCQTNSSLLGSAPRGSYPFRLISPTPPHLKFQDRTQFTDVDLHTLKRYWDNGMTSLGSVCREKISAAAAELNVDTEIVKTWIGNRRRKYRLMGIEIPPPKGGPATFPKVASTNSLSPLTPEEDEPKSLMSPEDCDQTDAVSVGLSEDGASNSFLKENEDGTDGSNSPAIAENVKIEIIDEDDIVDDDDDDDDDVDGDVVATDMEQLHSLLEYKHEEVQYLESELENQKRQYYELRTFTQSLVMALKKSDSDKQQELLANLPQQVEADLGPSLEMDGQASVEMTSIQKDSSASEEEEEDTEPL, from the exons ATGGAGACATGGCAGGAGAAGCGGAGTGTGCACACT ATGAATCTgcggtcagtgttcagtgtcgaACAACAGCGTATCCTGGAGCGCTACTATGATAATGGAATGACCAATCAGAGCAAGAGCTGCTTTCAGCTCATCCTGCAGTGTGCTCAGGAGACCAAGCTGGACTTCAGTGTGGTCAGG ACATGGGTTGGCAACAAAAGGAGAAAGCTGGCCTCCAAGGCGGATAAGAACGGAGTGGTTGGCGTCCCTAACCACGGCCTGGGCACGGCCGGTGGAGCCCTGGTGGCTGGTTCGGTGTTGACGGCGGACCTGTCTGCGGTGCGGGGGGTCCAGCGTGCTCCTGCCCCagcacacctcctccctcccccagcCTCCTGTCCCTCATCGTCCTCGTCCCCCCCGTCATCCCTCTCGCCCCTCAGCAGCGGGAGTGGGGCCAACAGCAGCGGCGACGTCATCGTGACGGGCACGTACTCCCTCCCCCGCGCCCGCCTCGACCCCGCCTCCCACGGCAGGGCTGGGGCGAAGGCGGCGCCCCCGCACACGGAGGCCGACCCGGGTCTGCACGCACGAGCGGCGCCGCGACCCGACGCGGCCCCCCTCCGCTCGGCCGTGGCCGCTCTCCAACGCAAACCCCCCCACGCGCCCACGTCCGGAGCCCCGATGCTCGGTCCGATGAGGAGGTCGTTCCCGTCCCGAGACCCGGCCACCGTACCCCCTGGCTGGGCGAAGCAATACGGGACCTCGCAGCACCAACCCTGGCCGCCCGCAGCGCACCAGCAAACCCCGGCCACGCACCGCAACCCCCCAGCCAGCTCCCCGGAGAGCGGGGTCAGGATCCAGCAGGTGTTCACCATCGCCGGACTGGCAGAAGGCTTGCAACGGCCACCCGCTGGAACTAGTCAGGAGCGAGGGGCGAAAAAGCCGTGGTCGCTCGACATGTCGGAAAGCTTCTCTATTGCCATGGAAACGGGCGACGCCGACGACGAGTACTCGAGGGAAGAGGAGCTGGCTAACATGGGCGCTCAAATCCAGCTCAGCAAGTTCACTGGCAGTGGTGCGGTGGAGAACACCAGGAACCTGGCGGGCGCTCCTTCTTTGCTCGATAGCCGGGGCATGTACACAGTGACCGAAGGTGGCCAGATGGCTATTGATTCCCCAAACTCCGTCCAGTTTGGAGAGAAGGGCTGCCAAACCAACAGCTCCTTactaggctccgccccccgaggcaGCTACCCATTCAGGCTCATCTCACCGACTCCTCCTCACCTCAAG TTCCAGGATAGAACACAGTTTACTGACGTGGACCTACACACTCTGAAACGCTACTGGGACAACGGCATGACCAGCCTGGGGTCCGTGTGCCGAGAGAAGATCTCTGCAGCAGCCGCTGAGCTCAACGTGGACACTGAAATCGTTAAG ACCTGGATCGGAAACCGCAGGAGGAAGTATCGACTGATGGGAATTGAAATCCCACCTCCCAAAGGTGGACCCGCGACCTTCCCCAAAGTAGCCAGCACTAATTCTCTGTCACCTCTGACCCCCGAGGAGGACGAGCCCAAGTCTCTCATGTCCCCAGAGGACTGCGATCAGACCGATGCCGTgtctgtcggtctgtccgaGG ATGGAGCCAGTAACTCTTTCCTAAAGGAGAATGAGGACGGGACAGATGGTTCAAATAGTCCCGCCATTGCTGAAAACGTG AAGATTGAAATAATCGATGAGGACGATATTGTCGATGACGACGATGATGACGACGACGATGTTGATGGTGACGTAGTGGCCACAGATATGGAACAGTTACATAGTCTCTTGGAGTATAAA CATGAGGAGGTCCAGTACCTTGAGAGTGAGCTAGAGAACCAAAAACGGCAGTACTATGAACTGAGGACCTTCACCCAGAGCCTAGTCATGGCGCTGAAGAAGAGTGACTCAGACAAACAGCAG GAGCTGTTAGCCAACCTACCTCAGCAAGTAGAAGCAGACCTGGGACCAAGCCTGGAAATGGATGGGCAGGCTAGCGTTGAGATGACCTCCATCCAGAAGGATTCCTCTgcatcagaggaggaggaggaggacacgGAGCCGTTGTGA